A region of the Vibrio chagasii genome:
GCTGTTCTTGTGAATGTTCTTGGTGTTCCATTATAGCTCTACCTCTGCCGGTGCAATTACAGATGCATCGTAGTTTTCAGCAAGCTTAGGTAGGTTCATGTCAGTTGCTTTCCAGCCTTTGTGAACAAGTGTACCGTTGAATGGTGCGTTACCTGTTACGTTGCCTATTAGGCGGATTTCTTGAGGGTTGAAACCTTCAGCTACTGTGATGCGAGTCTCTTCATCTTCGCTGCGGATATGAGCAAGCGTTACGTAGTCTGCTAGTACTTTTTGACCGCCCGTGTGAATAACACGTGCAGCTGCGCCAACTTCTTCGTCAGAGAACGAAGTCAGGTCTTCTTTTAGGAAGTCGATTAGACGCGCTTCTTGCTGCATGATAGACAGCAATTGCATTGCAGAATCTGTTGGTGCTGTTGCCAGCTTAGATTCAACTTCTACTACTTTTTCGATGACTTTCTCTACTTCAACAACTTTTTCTACTTCGACAATCTTTTCAACTGGCTTTTCAACTTCAACGATCTTTTCTACTGGTTTTTCTACGACTTTCTCAACCACTTTGGTTTTACGAGAAACGGCAATTAGCAGTAGTAAAACGCTTGATGCAGTAAGGCCTGCGTGAAGCATATCAAACGTCTGTGGGATTAGGTTCAAATCAACGATCATAGTGATTTTTCTCTTTAAATTGATTTAACGGTATATTCGTCGGTTTCATGGAATATACAGGTTGGAAAGAAACGCCTTGGCAC
Encoded here:
- a CDS encoding DUF2760 domain-containing protein, giving the protein MIVDLNLIPQTFDMLHAGLTASSVLLLLIAVSRKTKVVEKVVEKPVEKIVEVEKPVEKIVEVEKVVEVEKVIEKVVEVESKLATAPTDSAMQLLSIMQQEARLIDFLKEDLTSFSDEEVGAAARVIHTGGQKVLADYVTLAHIRSEDEETRITVAEGFNPQEIRLIGNVTGNAPFNGTLVHKGWKATDMNLPKLAENYDASVIAPAEVEL